A single Camelus dromedarius isolate mCamDro1 chromosome 26, mCamDro1.pat, whole genome shotgun sequence DNA region contains:
- the LOC105084938 gene encoding LOW QUALITY PROTEIN: ATP-dependent DNA helicase Q4-like (The sequence of the model RefSeq protein was modified relative to this genomic sequence to represent the inferred CDS: inserted 4 bases in 3 codons), producing MRILSGMSTLLVLPTGADNSLCYQLPTLLYSWRSPCLALVISPLMSLMDDQVSGLPPVLKAACIHLGMTGRQRDSALQKVQSXPEALVGAGAWGAAFLTQLPTVAFTCVDKARCLSQWSHNFRPCYLRVCXRERLGVSCFLGLTATATRSTARYVAQHLGVAEEYVLGGPVTIPANLRLSVSTDKDPDQALVTLLQSDHFHALGSVIIYCNRLEDTERVAALLRTCLREAWAPGPGGQALEAVAEAYHASMCSRERRRVQRAFMEGWLWVVVATVAFGMGLDRPDVRAMLHLGLPPSFESYVQAAVGAGRDGQPTHCHLFLRPQGEDLWELRRHVHANTVDFLAVKKLAQCVFPLCACAQRPPEQEGAIETLLCYLELYPQRWLKLLAPTYARCHLRCPRGATQLQALARRCLPLAVCLAWQPPENTGGEISSVEFDVVELVDSMGWKLAPMWQALNQLHWDPERRTQSVPRGXGVLVEFRELAFHLYSPGDLTAQEKDEICDFLHGRVQAREPDALASLHRTFWAFHSIAFPSCGPCLEQPSEDRSSQLKALLSRYFEDEGPGDREEEQGPEPGQAQLPAWEEQIFRDIRHLLSSWPKQQFSGRAVAWVFHSIRSPRCLAQVYGRDRCFWRKCLLLSFHALMHLATEEALLWGR from the exons ATGCGGATCCTGTCCGGCATGTCCACGCTGCTGGTGCTGCCCACGGGAGCTGACAATTCCTTGTGCTACCAGCTGCCCACACTGCTCTACTCCTGGCGCAGTCCCTGCCTTGCACTTGTCATCTCTCCCCTCATGTCACTTATGGACGACCAGGTGTCCGGCCTGCCCCCAGTCCTGAAGGCAGCCTGCATCCACTTGGGGATGACTGGGAGGCAGCGGGACTCTGCACTGCAGAAGGTTCAAT GCCCAGAGGCGTTGgttggggctggggcctggggtgctgCCTTCCTCACTCAGCTCCCCACAGTTGCCTTCACTTGCGTCGACAAGGCCCGCTGCCTCTCTCAGTGGTCCCACAACTTCCGGCCCTGCTACCTGCGTGTCTG AAGGGAACGCCTGGGTGTCAGCTGCTTCCTGGGTctcacagccacagccacacgCAGCACTGCCCGTTACGTGGCCCAGCACCTGGGTGTGGCTGAGGAGTATGTCCTCGGCGGCCCAGTCACCATCCCAGCCAACCTGCGTCTCTCTGTGTCCACAGACAAGGACCCAGACCAGGCTCTGGTGACACTGCTGCAGAGTGACCATTTTCATGCCCTGGGTTCTGTCATCATCTACTGCAACAGGCTAGAGGACACGGAGCGTGTTGCTGCACTGCTGCGCACCTGCCTGCGTGAGGCCTGGGCCCCGGGCCCTGGAGGCCAAGCCCTGGAGGCTGTGGCCGAAGCCTACCATGCCAGCATGTGCAGCCGGGAGCGGCGGCGGGTGCAGCGGGCCTTCATGGAGGGCTGGCTGTGGGTGGTGGTGGCCACGGTGGCCTTCGGGATGGGGCTGGACCGGCCGGACGTGCGGGCCATGCTACATCTGGGGCTGCCCCCAAGCTTTGAGAGCTATGTGCAGGCTGCGGTCGGGGCTGGGCGTGATGGGCAGCCCACACACTGCCACCTCTTCCTGCGGCCCCAGGGCGAGGATCTCTGGGAGCTGCGTAGACATGTGCATGCCAATACTGTCGACTTCcttgctgtgaagaagcttgCTCAGTGCGTGTTCCCTCTCTGCGCCTGcgcccagaggcccccagagcaggagggagccATCGAGACCCTGCTCTGCTACCTGGAGCTGTACCCACAGCGCTGGCTGAAGCTACTGGCACCCACCTATGCCCGCTGCCACCTGCGCTGCCCCAGGGGCGCCACCCAACTCCAGGCCCTGGCCCGCAGGTGTCTTCCCCTGGCTGTGTGCTTGGCCTGGCAGCCCCCTGAGAACACAGGTGGGGAGATCAGTTCTGTGGAGTTTGACGTGGTTGAGCTGGTGGACTCAATGGGCTGGAAACTGGCCCCCATGTGGCAGGCTCTTAACCAGCTGCACTGGGACCCAGAGCGCAGGACCCAGAGTGTGCCTCGGG ATGGGGTGCTGGTGGAGTTCAGGGAGCTAGCCTTCCACCTGTACAGCCCCGGGGACCTGACAGCCCAGGAGAAGGACGAGATCTGTGACTTCCTACACGGCCGTGTGCAGGCTCGAGAGCCAGATGCCCTGGCCAGTCTGCACCGCACCTTCTGGGCTTTCCACAGCATAGCCTTCCCCAGCTGCGGGCCATGCCTGGAGCAGCCCAGCGAGGACCGCAGCAGTCAGCTCAAGGCTCTGCTCAGTCGCTACTTCGAGGATGagggccctggggacagggaggaggagcagggcccAGAGCCAGGACAGGCCCAGCTCCCGGCCTGGGAGGAGCAGATCTTCCGGGACATCCGCCACCTCCTGTCTTCCTGGCCAAAGCAGCAGTTCTCGGGCAGGGCTGTGGCCTGGGTCTTCCACAGCATCAGGAGCCCCCGCTGTCTGGCCCAGGTGTATGGGCGGGACCGGTGCTTCTGGAGAAAGTGCCTGCTCCTGAGCTTCCATGCCCTGATGCACCTGGCCACGGAGGAGGCCCTGCTGTGGGGCCGCTGA